From Pectinophora gossypiella chromosome 16, ilPecGoss1.1, whole genome shotgun sequence, one genomic window encodes:
- the LOC126373990 gene encoding outer mitochondrial transmembrane helix translocase isoform X1, producing MMVESSAFTRNDVFQMAIRVAFVSAVTYFSIKWLVNQIDPTSKSRKKAEERAREQLRKVSCRAGLSGRQSLQLDKLTDHEMIIASQLVVPDEINVNWKDIAGLDNLIQELRETVILPIQKRELFADSRLTQPPKGVLLHGPPGCGKTLIAKATAKEANMSFINLDVSLLTDKWYGETQKLASAVFSLAVKLQPCIVFIDEIESFLRTRTQHDHEATAMMKTQFMSLWDGLITDPGCTVIIMGATNRPQDLDKAIQRRMPATFHVPMPNETQRERILQLILRSEPVASDIEYKRLATATEGFSGSDLQELCRQAAVYRVRDLARDELAREQNETKSVKSTKTSSESEDEFVDAVRPITMDDLRTSLAKLRESKIQCGSLAPTMRLELD from the exons ATGATGGTGGAGAGCTCCGCATTTACGAGGAATGATGTATTCCAAATGGCAATACGGGTTGCATTTGTGTCTGCAGTGACTTATTTCTCAATAAAATGGCTGGTGAACCAAATAGACCCAACTTCCAAGAGTCGGAAGAAGGCGGAGGAGCGAGCTCGTGAACAGTTACGCAA GGTGTCTTGCAGAGCGGGCCTGAGCGGACGGCAGTCCCTGCAGCTGGACAAGCTGACCGACCACGAGATGATCATCGCTTCACAGCTCGTCGTGCCCGATGAGATTAAT GTGAACTGGAAAGACATAGCTGGCCTGGACAACCTGATCCAGGAGCTGCGAGAGACGGTCATCCTGCCGATACAGAAGCGAGAGCTGTTCGCCGACAGTCGCCTCACACAGCCGCCTAAGGGTGTCCTGCTGCATGGACCTCCTG GTTGCGGCAAGACCCTCATAGCGAAGGCGACAGCGAAAGAGGCGAATATGTCGTTCATAAACTTGGACGTGTCTCTACTCACGGACAAGTGGTATGGCGAGACGCAGAAACTTGCCTCTGCCGTGTTCAGCCTCGCTGTGAAGCTGCAGCCGTGCATCGTGTTCATAG ACGAGATCGAGTCGTTCCTGCGCACGCGCACTCAACACGACCACGAGGCGACGGCCATGATGAAGACGCAGTTCATGTCGCTGTGGGACGGACTCATTACCGACCCGGGGTGCACCGTTATTATTATGG GCGCCACCAACCGGCCGCAGGACCTGGACAAGGCCATCCAGCGCCGCATGCCGGCCACCTTCCACGTGCCGATGCCCAACGAGACGCAGCGCGAGCGCATCCTGCAGCTCATCCTGCGCTCCGAGCCCGTTGCCAGCGAT ATTGAATACAAGCGGCTAGCGACGGCGACGGAGGGTTTCTCCGGGTCGGACCTGCAGGAGCTGTGCCGGCAGGCCGCCGTGTACCGCGTGCGGGACCTGGCAAGGGACGAGCTGGCCCGCGAACAGAAtgag ACGAAATCAGTGAAATCAACCAAGACTTCCTCGGAGTCCGAGGACGAGTTCGTGGACGCCGTGCGGCCGATCACCATGGACGACCTGCGCACGTCTCTCGCCAAGTTGCGCGAGTCCAAGATACAGTGCGGCTCGCTCGCGCCCACCATGAGGTTAGAGCTCGACTAG
- the LOC126373975 gene encoding nucleosomal histone kinase 1-like isoform X3 produces MKSKKLSSLGMPTYFGNGSHDYKGEKYRYLVLERYGKDLWSLFKECGRSFPTTTVFQLGLQMLDVLEYIHSRGYVHADIKGANILLGLKKGTENQAYLVDFGLATRVNDKEFKPDPKCAHNGTIEYTSRDAHLGVSTMRGDLEILGYNMLQWIIGELPWEKVLTQPKKVQEMKESFLKNVRSNISKQDSQVPDALIKFFEYINSMKPKDTPDYNKCRSFFESYLKSEGKTRTSKLEFTPSKKKSKTKSNASLTEDAPIQNANGDAPKAKRGRKPAIVESSSDADENQEPESPKVVKRKVKRKSTEPSVVVKVKKTKMTPKATPPVKKNHVNTATQTSMEKPKNLKRSPRQVSFDSPVAAIIGDNKSLRTRKDISANSSGDIFEDSFEIQDKKIRPKKRLLSDEEVTVKRVVKKKVTTMKPKKTASTKSWKDLPTVVNGRSPPK; encoded by the exons ATGAAGTCTAAGAAACTGTCGAGTTTGGGAATGCCAACATACTTTGGTAACGGTTCACATGACTACAAAGGAGAGAAGTACAGATACCTCGTTTTGGAGAGATATGGAAAAGATTTGTGGAGTTTGTTCAAAGAATGTGGACGGTCATTCCCTACTACCACAGTCTTCCAGTTAGGGCTGCAAATG CTAGACGTCCTAGAGTACATTCACAGTCGGGGTTACGTCCATGCTGACATTAAGGGCGCCAATATCCTCCTAGGCCTTAAGAAGGGCACGGAGAACCAGGCATACTTGGTGGACTTCGGTTTGGCGACGAGGGTTAATGACAAGGAGTTCAAACCAGACCCCAAGTGTGCACATAATGGGACCATTGAGTATACCAGCCGGGACGCGCATCTGGGAG TGTCAACAATGCGTGGAGACCTGGAGATCCTGGGGTACAACATGCTGCAGTGGATCATCGGAGAGCTACCCTGGGAGAAGGTGCTTACGCAGCCCAAGAAGGTGCAGGAGATGAAGGAGAGCTTCCTGAAGAATGTACGGAGCAACATCTCCAAACAAGACAGCCAAGTGCCTG aCGCTCTAATAAAATTCTTCGAGTACATAAACTCCATGAAGCCAAAAGACACGCCGGATTACAATAAATGCCGGTCGTTCTTCGAGAGTTACCTCAAAAGTGAAGGCAAAACGCGTACAAGCAAGTTGGAGTTCACGCCGAGCAAGAAAAAGTCCAAAACTAAGAGCAACGCAAGTCTTACCGAAGACGCGCCTATACAAAATGCAAATGGTGACGCGCCAAAAGCCAAACGAGGTAGAAAACCAGCGATAGTAGAATCAAGCTCAGACGCCGACGAGAACCAGGAGCCAGAAAGTCCAAAAGTCGTCAAAAGGAAAGTTAAAAGGAAATCTACAGAACCCTCAGTAGTAGTCAAAGTGAAAAAGACAAAAATGACACCAAAAGCGACACCGCCTGTGAAGAAAAATCACGTAAACACGGCGACGCAGACATCGATGGAGAAACCTAAGAACTTAAAGCGGAGTCCTCGACAAGTGTCCTTTGACAGTCCTGTCGCAGCCATAATTGGCGACAACAAATCACTAAGAACAAGAAAAGATATCTCGGCAAACTCCAGTGGAGATATATTTGAAGATTCCTTCGAAATTCAAGACAAAAAGATCAGACCTAAAAAGAGATTATTGTCTGATGAAGAGGTTACAGTGAAGAGGGTAGTTAAGAAAAAAGTAACGACAATGAAACCCAAGAAGACTGCCTCTACTAAATCATGGAAAGATTTGCCCACAGTTGTAAATGGACGTTCACCACCCAAGTAA
- the LOC126373990 gene encoding outer mitochondrial transmembrane helix translocase isoform X2 yields the protein MMVESSAFTRNDVFQMAIRVAFVSAVTYFSIKWLVNQIDPTSKSRKKAEERAREQLRKAGLSGRQSLQLDKLTDHEMIIASQLVVPDEINVNWKDIAGLDNLIQELRETVILPIQKRELFADSRLTQPPKGVLLHGPPGCGKTLIAKATAKEANMSFINLDVSLLTDKWYGETQKLASAVFSLAVKLQPCIVFIDEIESFLRTRTQHDHEATAMMKTQFMSLWDGLITDPGCTVIIMGATNRPQDLDKAIQRRMPATFHVPMPNETQRERILQLILRSEPVASDIEYKRLATATEGFSGSDLQELCRQAAVYRVRDLARDELAREQNETKSVKSTKTSSESEDEFVDAVRPITMDDLRTSLAKLRESKIQCGSLAPTMRLELD from the exons ATGATGGTGGAGAGCTCCGCATTTACGAGGAATGATGTATTCCAAATGGCAATACGGGTTGCATTTGTGTCTGCAGTGACTTATTTCTCAATAAAATGGCTGGTGAACCAAATAGACCCAACTTCCAAGAGTCGGAAGAAGGCGGAGGAGCGAGCTCGTGAACAGTTACGCAA AGCGGGCCTGAGCGGACGGCAGTCCCTGCAGCTGGACAAGCTGACCGACCACGAGATGATCATCGCTTCACAGCTCGTCGTGCCCGATGAGATTAAT GTGAACTGGAAAGACATAGCTGGCCTGGACAACCTGATCCAGGAGCTGCGAGAGACGGTCATCCTGCCGATACAGAAGCGAGAGCTGTTCGCCGACAGTCGCCTCACACAGCCGCCTAAGGGTGTCCTGCTGCATGGACCTCCTG GTTGCGGCAAGACCCTCATAGCGAAGGCGACAGCGAAAGAGGCGAATATGTCGTTCATAAACTTGGACGTGTCTCTACTCACGGACAAGTGGTATGGCGAGACGCAGAAACTTGCCTCTGCCGTGTTCAGCCTCGCTGTGAAGCTGCAGCCGTGCATCGTGTTCATAG ACGAGATCGAGTCGTTCCTGCGCACGCGCACTCAACACGACCACGAGGCGACGGCCATGATGAAGACGCAGTTCATGTCGCTGTGGGACGGACTCATTACCGACCCGGGGTGCACCGTTATTATTATGG GCGCCACCAACCGGCCGCAGGACCTGGACAAGGCCATCCAGCGCCGCATGCCGGCCACCTTCCACGTGCCGATGCCCAACGAGACGCAGCGCGAGCGCATCCTGCAGCTCATCCTGCGCTCCGAGCCCGTTGCCAGCGAT ATTGAATACAAGCGGCTAGCGACGGCGACGGAGGGTTTCTCCGGGTCGGACCTGCAGGAGCTGTGCCGGCAGGCCGCCGTGTACCGCGTGCGGGACCTGGCAAGGGACGAGCTGGCCCGCGAACAGAAtgag ACGAAATCAGTGAAATCAACCAAGACTTCCTCGGAGTCCGAGGACGAGTTCGTGGACGCCGTGCGGCCGATCACCATGGACGACCTGCGCACGTCTCTCGCCAAGTTGCGCGAGTCCAAGATACAGTGCGGCTCGCTCGCGCCCACCATGAGGTTAGAGCTCGACTAG
- the LOC126373975 gene encoding nucleosomal histone kinase 1-like isoform X1, whose translation MSGRAKKPAAPRKKANGYKMPAPIANGEVIHDTIMKKKWRIGPSIGTGGFGEIYSACDHDSSPKGSNYPFVVKIEPHENGPLFVEKHFYVRNANKDDIANYMKSKKLSSLGMPTYFGNGSHDYKGEKYRYLVLERYGKDLWSLFKECGRSFPTTTVFQLGLQMLDVLEYIHSRGYVHADIKGANILLGLKKGTENQAYLVDFGLATRVNDKEFKPDPKCAHNGTIEYTSRDAHLGVSTMRGDLEILGYNMLQWIIGELPWEKVLTQPKKVQEMKESFLKNVRSNISKQDSQVPDALIKFFEYINSMKPKDTPDYNKCRSFFESYLKSEGKTRTSKLEFTPSKKKSKTKSNASLTEDAPIQNANGDAPKAKRGRKPAIVESSSDADENQEPESPKVVKRKVKRKSTEPSVVVKVKKTKMTPKATPPVKKNHVNTATQTSMEKPKNLKRSPRQVSFDSPVAAIIGDNKSLRTRKDISANSSGDIFEDSFEIQDKKIRPKKRLLSDEEVTVKRVVKKKVTTMKPKKTASTKSWKDLPTVVNGRSPPK comes from the exons ATGTCTGGGAGAGCTAAAAAGCCTGCAGCGCCTAGAAAAAAGGCTAATGGCTATAAGATGCCTGCTCCTATAGCTAACGGAGAAGTGATACACGATACTATAATGAAGAAGAAGTGGCGGATAGGCCCGTCCATCGGCACCGGTGGCTTCGGTGAGATATATTCGGCATGCGACCACGATAGTTCGCCTAAAGGATCGAATTATCCATTTGTAGTCAAAATT GAACCCCATGAAAATGGACCGCTGTTTGTTGAAAAGCACTTCTATGTGAGAAATGCAAATAAGGATGATA TTGCCAACTATATGAAGTCTAAGAAACTGTCGAGTTTGGGAATGCCAACATACTTTGGTAACGGTTCACATGACTACAAAGGAGAGAAGTACAGATACCTCGTTTTGGAGAGATATGGAAAAGATTTGTGGAGTTTGTTCAAAGAATGTGGACGGTCATTCCCTACTACCACAGTCTTCCAGTTAGGGCTGCAAATG CTAGACGTCCTAGAGTACATTCACAGTCGGGGTTACGTCCATGCTGACATTAAGGGCGCCAATATCCTCCTAGGCCTTAAGAAGGGCACGGAGAACCAGGCATACTTGGTGGACTTCGGTTTGGCGACGAGGGTTAATGACAAGGAGTTCAAACCAGACCCCAAGTGTGCACATAATGGGACCATTGAGTATACCAGCCGGGACGCGCATCTGGGAG TGTCAACAATGCGTGGAGACCTGGAGATCCTGGGGTACAACATGCTGCAGTGGATCATCGGAGAGCTACCCTGGGAGAAGGTGCTTACGCAGCCCAAGAAGGTGCAGGAGATGAAGGAGAGCTTCCTGAAGAATGTACGGAGCAACATCTCCAAACAAGACAGCCAAGTGCCTG aCGCTCTAATAAAATTCTTCGAGTACATAAACTCCATGAAGCCAAAAGACACGCCGGATTACAATAAATGCCGGTCGTTCTTCGAGAGTTACCTCAAAAGTGAAGGCAAAACGCGTACAAGCAAGTTGGAGTTCACGCCGAGCAAGAAAAAGTCCAAAACTAAGAGCAACGCAAGTCTTACCGAAGACGCGCCTATACAAAATGCAAATGGTGACGCGCCAAAAGCCAAACGAGGTAGAAAACCAGCGATAGTAGAATCAAGCTCAGACGCCGACGAGAACCAGGAGCCAGAAAGTCCAAAAGTCGTCAAAAGGAAAGTTAAAAGGAAATCTACAGAACCCTCAGTAGTAGTCAAAGTGAAAAAGACAAAAATGACACCAAAAGCGACACCGCCTGTGAAGAAAAATCACGTAAACACGGCGACGCAGACATCGATGGAGAAACCTAAGAACTTAAAGCGGAGTCCTCGACAAGTGTCCTTTGACAGTCCTGTCGCAGCCATAATTGGCGACAACAAATCACTAAGAACAAGAAAAGATATCTCGGCAAACTCCAGTGGAGATATATTTGAAGATTCCTTCGAAATTCAAGACAAAAAGATCAGACCTAAAAAGAGATTATTGTCTGATGAAGAGGTTACAGTGAAGAGGGTAGTTAAGAAAAAAGTAACGACAATGAAACCCAAGAAGACTGCCTCTACTAAATCATGGAAAGATTTGCCCACAGTTGTAAATGGACGTTCACCACCCAAGTAA
- the LOC126373975 gene encoding nucleosomal histone kinase 1-like isoform X2 — MCSGVRLRKEPHENGPLFVEKHFYVRNANKDDIANYMKSKKLSSLGMPTYFGNGSHDYKGEKYRYLVLERYGKDLWSLFKECGRSFPTTTVFQLGLQMLDVLEYIHSRGYVHADIKGANILLGLKKGTENQAYLVDFGLATRVNDKEFKPDPKCAHNGTIEYTSRDAHLGVSTMRGDLEILGYNMLQWIIGELPWEKVLTQPKKVQEMKESFLKNVRSNISKQDSQVPDALIKFFEYINSMKPKDTPDYNKCRSFFESYLKSEGKTRTSKLEFTPSKKKSKTKSNASLTEDAPIQNANGDAPKAKRGRKPAIVESSSDADENQEPESPKVVKRKVKRKSTEPSVVVKVKKTKMTPKATPPVKKNHVNTATQTSMEKPKNLKRSPRQVSFDSPVAAIIGDNKSLRTRKDISANSSGDIFEDSFEIQDKKIRPKKRLLSDEEVTVKRVVKKKVTTMKPKKTASTKSWKDLPTVVNGRSPPK; from the exons atgtGTAGTGGAGTGAGGTTGAGAAAA GAACCCCATGAAAATGGACCGCTGTTTGTTGAAAAGCACTTCTATGTGAGAAATGCAAATAAGGATGATA TTGCCAACTATATGAAGTCTAAGAAACTGTCGAGTTTGGGAATGCCAACATACTTTGGTAACGGTTCACATGACTACAAAGGAGAGAAGTACAGATACCTCGTTTTGGAGAGATATGGAAAAGATTTGTGGAGTTTGTTCAAAGAATGTGGACGGTCATTCCCTACTACCACAGTCTTCCAGTTAGGGCTGCAAATG CTAGACGTCCTAGAGTACATTCACAGTCGGGGTTACGTCCATGCTGACATTAAGGGCGCCAATATCCTCCTAGGCCTTAAGAAGGGCACGGAGAACCAGGCATACTTGGTGGACTTCGGTTTGGCGACGAGGGTTAATGACAAGGAGTTCAAACCAGACCCCAAGTGTGCACATAATGGGACCATTGAGTATACCAGCCGGGACGCGCATCTGGGAG TGTCAACAATGCGTGGAGACCTGGAGATCCTGGGGTACAACATGCTGCAGTGGATCATCGGAGAGCTACCCTGGGAGAAGGTGCTTACGCAGCCCAAGAAGGTGCAGGAGATGAAGGAGAGCTTCCTGAAGAATGTACGGAGCAACATCTCCAAACAAGACAGCCAAGTGCCTG aCGCTCTAATAAAATTCTTCGAGTACATAAACTCCATGAAGCCAAAAGACACGCCGGATTACAATAAATGCCGGTCGTTCTTCGAGAGTTACCTCAAAAGTGAAGGCAAAACGCGTACAAGCAAGTTGGAGTTCACGCCGAGCAAGAAAAAGTCCAAAACTAAGAGCAACGCAAGTCTTACCGAAGACGCGCCTATACAAAATGCAAATGGTGACGCGCCAAAAGCCAAACGAGGTAGAAAACCAGCGATAGTAGAATCAAGCTCAGACGCCGACGAGAACCAGGAGCCAGAAAGTCCAAAAGTCGTCAAAAGGAAAGTTAAAAGGAAATCTACAGAACCCTCAGTAGTAGTCAAAGTGAAAAAGACAAAAATGACACCAAAAGCGACACCGCCTGTGAAGAAAAATCACGTAAACACGGCGACGCAGACATCGATGGAGAAACCTAAGAACTTAAAGCGGAGTCCTCGACAAGTGTCCTTTGACAGTCCTGTCGCAGCCATAATTGGCGACAACAAATCACTAAGAACAAGAAAAGATATCTCGGCAAACTCCAGTGGAGATATATTTGAAGATTCCTTCGAAATTCAAGACAAAAAGATCAGACCTAAAAAGAGATTATTGTCTGATGAAGAGGTTACAGTGAAGAGGGTAGTTAAGAAAAAAGTAACGACAATGAAACCCAAGAAGACTGCCTCTACTAAATCATGGAAAGATTTGCCCACAGTTGTAAATGGACGTTCACCACCCAAGTAA